Within Streptomyces sp. SS1-1, the genomic segment GGGCGGCCGGCTCGTGGGGGTCTCCGTGGAGTTCCTGGCCGCCAAGGCCCGGCCCGGCGTCGACGAGATGGTGGTCGCCAAGGACCTCGCCGAGCGCAAGCGGCTGCTGCTGGAGAAGGCCGACGCCGTCGTGATCATGGTCGGCGGCACCGGCACCCTGGACGAGGCCACCGAGATCCTGGAGCTGAAGAAGCACGGCCACACCGACAAGCCGGTGGTCCTGCTCAACACCGCCGGGTTCTACGACGGCCTCAAGGAGCAGTTCCGGCGCATGGACGACGAGGGCTTCCTGCCCCGCCCGCTCACCGACCTGGTCTTCTTCGCCGAGGAGCCGGTCGGGGCGCTCGCCTACCTGGAGGAGAGCCAGGGCATCGCCTGATCCGGGCCGGTGCGAGCATGGCGGGTATGGCTACACATGTGATCACCGGAGCGGGCTCCGGAATCGGCGCGGCCGTCGCCCGCCGTCTGCACGCGCGCGGGGACGAACTCGTCCTCCACGCGCGCGACGCCGCCCGCGCGAAGGAGCTCGCCGCCCAGTACCCGGGCGCGGCGACACTGGTCGGCGACCTGGCGGACCCGGACCGGCTGTCCTGGGCCTTCTCCCACCAGTCGCTGCCCGACCGGGTCGACTCCCTGCTGCACATCGCCGGCGTCGTCGACCTGGGCTCCATCGGCGACCTCACCCCCAAGACCTGGCGCCACCAGCTGAACGTCAACCTGATCGCCCCCGCCGAACTGACCCGGCACTTCCTGCCCCAGCTGCGCGCCACGCGCGGGCACGTGCTGTTCGTGAACTCCGGCGCCGGGCTCACCGCCCACGCCGGCTGGGGGGCGTACGCGGCCTCCAAGCACGGGCTGAAGGCCCTGGCGGACTCGCTGCGGGCCGAGGAGCACGCGGGCGGCGTCCGGGTCACCTCGGTCTACCCGGGCCGCACGGCGAGCCCCATGCAGGCGAAGGTGCACCAGCAGGAGGGCAAGGAGTACGACCCCGCGCGCTGGATCGACCCCGAGTCGGTCGCCACGACGATCGTCATGGCCCTGGACCTGCCCCGGGACGCGGAGGTGAACGACCTGACGGTCCGGCCGGGCAGGTGACCGGCGCGGTGGCCGCGCCGCGTTGCATAGGCTTTCCGGGTGAGCAACAGCACTGACCACCTCTTCGGCGCGGCCACCGGCGTCGGTTCGCTGCCCGGCGGCGACACCCGCGAGGCCGCGAAGACCGCCACCGGCTCCTTCGACGACTTCCCGTTCCTGGCCGAACTGCCCGCCCGCGGGCCCGGCGCCGACATGATCGGGCGGACCGCCGGGATGCTCGTCGAGCTGTACGCGCGCGTGGAGCCCAGCGGGTGGCGGCTCGGCGACCGGCCCGGCCGGGACACCCGGCGCGCCCGGTCCTGGCTGGGCGAGGACCTCGACGCGCTGGAGGAGTTCACCCAGGGCTACGAGGGGCCGCTCAAGGTCCAGGCCGTGGGGCCCTGGACGCTCGCCGCCGCCCTCGAACTGCGCAACGGCGAGGCCGCGCTGTCCGATCCGGGCGCCTGCCGCGACCTCGCCGCCTCGCTCGCCGAGGGCCTGCGCGAGCATCTCGCGGAGGTACGGCGCCGCGTCCCCGGCGCCCGGGTCGTCCTCCAGCTCGACGAGCCCTCCCTGATCGCCGTGCTGCGCGGGCAGGTCAGAACCGCCAGCGGCTACCGCACCCACCGCGCCGTCGACCGGCAGATCGTCGAGTCCACCCTGCGCGACGTCGTCGGGGTGCACGGCGAGGACCCGGTCGTGGTCCACTCGTGCGCGCCGGACGTCCCGTTCGCGCTGCTGCGCCGGGCGGGCGCGGCCGCGGTCTCCTTCGACCTCTCCCTCCTCACGGAGCGTGACGACGAAGCGATCGGCGAGGCGGTGGAAGGCGGCACGCGGCTGTTCGCCGGTGTCGTCCCCGGCACGGACGCCCCGTTGTCAGACCCTGCCGGTAGCGTCATGGGTGTCAGGACGTTGTGGCGCAGGCTGGGGCTGTCACCGGGGCTGCTCGCGGAGACGGTCACGATCACGCCGGCGTGCGGACTCGCGGGCGCGTCCCCCGACTACGCGCGCCGGGCACTCGCCCACTGCGTCCAGGCGGCGAGATCCCTCGCGGACAACCCAGAGTAACGGGAGGAAACACGGTGGCCGGCGACAAGCAGGCGGAGACGACGGCGGTGCCCGCCGAGGCCCGCGAAGAGCACGCGCAGCTGGCGGAGCAGGTCGAGGAGCACCGCTTCCGGTACTACGTGAAGGACGCTCCGGTCGTCAGCGACGCCGAGTTCGACACGCTGCTGAAGAGGCTGGAGGCCCTCGAGGAGAAGTATCCGGAGCTGCGCACCCCGGACTCGCCGACCCAGAAGGTCGCGGGTTCGTACGAGACGGAGTTCACCGCGGTCGAGCACCGCGAGCGGATGCTGTCGCTCGACAACACCTTCAACGACGAGGAGCTCGCCGCCTGGGTGGACCGCATCGCCCGTGAACTGGGCGACCAGGAGTACCACTTCCTGTGCGAGCTGAAGGTCGACGGACTCGCCGTCAACCTCACCTACGAGAACGGCCGTCTCACCCGCGCGGCCACCCGCGGCGACGGCCGCACGGGCGAGGACATCACGCCCAACGTCCGCACCATCGCGGAGATCCCGGAGCGCCTGCACGGCGACGAGGTCCCCGAGCTGGTCGAGATCCGCGGCGAGGTCTACTTCCCGATGGCGAAGTTCCTCGAGCTCAACGAACGCCTGGTCGCCGCCGGCGACAAGCCCTTCGCCAACCCGCGCAACGCCGCCGCCGGTTCGCTGCGCCAGAAGGACCCGCGCGTCACCGCGACCCGCCCGCTGCACATGGTCGTCCACGGCATCGGCGCCCTCCAGGGCTTCTCCGGCATGACCCGGCTCTCCCAGGCCTACGACCTGCTGAAGACCTGGGGCCTGCCCACCTCCCCGCACAACCGCGTGGTC encodes:
- a CDS encoding methionine synthase, producing the protein MSNSTDHLFGAATGVGSLPGGDTREAAKTATGSFDDFPFLAELPARGPGADMIGRTAGMLVELYARVEPSGWRLGDRPGRDTRRARSWLGEDLDALEEFTQGYEGPLKVQAVGPWTLAAALELRNGEAALSDPGACRDLAASLAEGLREHLAEVRRRVPGARVVLQLDEPSLIAVLRGQVRTASGYRTHRAVDRQIVESTLRDVVGVHGEDPVVVHSCAPDVPFALLRRAGAAAVSFDLSLLTERDDEAIGEAVEGGTRLFAGVVPGTDAPLSDPAGSVMGVRTLWRRLGLSPGLLAETVTITPACGLAGASPDYARRALAHCVQAARSLADNPE
- a CDS encoding SDR family oxidoreductase; translation: MAGMATHVITGAGSGIGAAVARRLHARGDELVLHARDAARAKELAAQYPGAATLVGDLADPDRLSWAFSHQSLPDRVDSLLHIAGVVDLGSIGDLTPKTWRHQLNVNLIAPAELTRHFLPQLRATRGHVLFVNSGAGLTAHAGWGAYAASKHGLKALADSLRAEEHAGGVRVTSVYPGRTASPMQAKVHQQEGKEYDPARWIDPESVATTIVMALDLPRDAEVNDLTVRPGR
- a CDS encoding TIGR00730 family Rossman fold protein, whose amino-acid sequence is MRICVFLSAADLDDRYTGPAREFAELLGKGGHTLVWGGSDVGLMKVVADGVQDAGGRLVGVSVEFLAAKARPGVDEMVVAKDLAERKRLLLEKADAVVIMVGGTGTLDEATEILELKKHGHTDKPVVLLNTAGFYDGLKEQFRRMDDEGFLPRPLTDLVFFAEEPVGALAYLEESQGIA